The following coding sequences lie in one Methanopyrus sp. SNP6 genomic window:
- a CDS encoding signal peptidase I produces MDVKRAWRKVRELRGWKAAIFYVVLGVALGYGLRYGLGFVLGTPDPVVTVISESMYPYYNVGDVLLVVGVPYRDIKVGDVIVYRLPGKPIPIVHRVIAKTPEGVITKGDNNPLPDPWCPIRPKEISGKVVLRIPYVGYPKALIDRYLYGG; encoded by the coding sequence TTGGACGTCAAGAGGGCCTGGAGGAAAGTGAGAGAACTCAGGGGCTGGAAAGCCGCGATCTTCTACGTGGTCCTAGGAGTGGCCCTGGGGTACGGCCTTAGGTACGGGCTCGGATTCGTACTGGGTACGCCCGATCCGGTGGTTACAGTGATCTCCGAGAGTATGTATCCGTACTACAACGTCGGCGACGTGCTCCTGGTCGTTGGGGTACCGTACCGGGACATCAAAGTCGGAGACGTCATAGTATACCGACTGCCGGGGAAACCGATCCCTATTGTCCACAGGGTGATAGCCAAAACGCCGGAAGGTGTCATCACCAAGGGAGACAACAACCCGTTGCCCGACCCATGGTGCCCAATCCGGCCCAAGGAGATCAGCGGTAAGGTAGTTCTCAGAATACCATACGTAGGGTACCCGAAAGCGCTCATCGACAGGTACCTGTACGGGGGCTAA
- a CDS encoding MBL fold metallo-hydrolase has translation MDRELVMHFLGTGGAVPSKDRNHPGLLVEFSGTKLLIDCGEGAQRQAMEQGVAIYDVDAVLLTHCHIDHVAGLLPLATTVDLLHGRRLKVYGPAADSESTLDISDFEMIEYREVNPGDEVEIGDLRVLVYESEHEVPTVDYRIETPKIPGKADPKYIRKVPTWKRREVLLRGERPYSLTKPGKISVYVKGDGRPANPENIRGCQVLVHEACFENKEEAVRYSHSTHLEAAEVARKAGVDLLVLTHLSTKVDPERMREEAREVFPVVVVAHDGLRVRVRR, from the coding sequence GTGGACCGTGAGCTGGTGATGCACTTTCTGGGAACGGGCGGCGCTGTCCCGTCGAAGGACCGGAACCATCCGGGACTGTTGGTGGAGTTCTCCGGAACCAAACTCCTGATTGACTGCGGGGAGGGCGCCCAGCGTCAGGCTATGGAGCAAGGTGTCGCGATTTACGACGTGGACGCTGTGCTGCTCACCCACTGTCACATCGATCACGTTGCGGGCCTCTTACCCCTAGCGACTACCGTGGACCTTCTTCACGGGCGTAGGTTGAAGGTCTACGGTCCCGCCGCGGATTCTGAGTCCACTTTGGACATTTCCGACTTCGAGATGATTGAGTACCGGGAGGTGAATCCGGGAGATGAGGTGGAGATCGGTGACCTCCGGGTGCTGGTGTACGAGTCGGAACACGAGGTTCCTACGGTTGACTATCGGATTGAAACACCGAAGATACCCGGGAAGGCGGATCCGAAGTATATACGGAAGGTACCCACATGGAAGCGGCGTGAAGTACTTTTACGCGGTGAGCGCCCGTACTCACTGACGAAACCCGGTAAGATATCCGTATACGTGAAGGGAGACGGTCGTCCGGCCAACCCCGAGAACATCCGCGGTTGTCAGGTGTTGGTACACGAGGCATGCTTCGAAAACAAGGAGGAAGCTGTGAGATACTCGCACTCGACCCACTTAGAGGCCGCCGAGGTCGCTCGAAAGGCGGGAGTCGACCTACTGGTGTTGACGCACCTGTCCACTAAGGTAGATCCGGAAAGAATGAGGGAGGAGGCTCGAGAGGTGTTTCCAGTGGTAGTCGTAGCGCACGACGGGCTCAGAGTGCGTGTGCGGAGGTGA
- a CDS encoding ATPase domain-containing protein, which translates to MVEEDVVEITSRYLRRDPEKIVEIYEALGIETLSDLAAVDPSTISDAFGVKDSTAKKIVADAREEASKGIMEAKTLADLLEEEKKRDVIPTGIQGFDERMGGGLPTGVIVGMYGPPGAGKSQFATQVAAHALKEGESVLYIDTENAFRPQRLLEIGGFKKDELKEVSDRFVLRRVIDAAALRQYFDEKEGEFISEAYELTPKVVVIDSISQPFRPYSARDKLPERSRMIAHILNTLLKYCTAYNALGMVTTHVQANPDAWGKRWQDVAPTVLKHIATYRFSIDYKGRTERVITLEDAPDKPPFEVEVELTDRGLVG; encoded by the coding sequence GTGGTCGAAGAAGATGTCGTCGAAATAACCTCGCGCTATCTGCGTAGGGATCCCGAAAAGATCGTCGAGATCTACGAGGCCCTCGGAATCGAGACGCTCTCGGATCTGGCCGCTGTCGATCCATCCACTATTTCGGACGCTTTCGGTGTGAAGGATAGTACAGCCAAGAAGATCGTCGCAGACGCCCGCGAGGAAGCCAGTAAGGGTATCATGGAGGCTAAGACCCTAGCGGATCTCCTGGAGGAAGAGAAGAAGCGTGACGTCATTCCCACGGGTATACAAGGTTTCGACGAGAGGATGGGTGGCGGACTGCCGACCGGCGTTATCGTCGGAATGTACGGACCGCCGGGTGCCGGTAAGTCACAGTTCGCCACTCAGGTGGCCGCGCACGCACTTAAGGAGGGAGAGTCGGTGCTCTACATCGACACCGAGAACGCCTTCCGACCGCAGCGTCTCTTAGAGATCGGAGGATTCAAAAAGGATGAACTGAAAGAGGTCTCCGATAGGTTCGTGCTGCGGCGCGTCATCGACGCTGCTGCGCTAAGACAGTACTTCGACGAGAAAGAGGGAGAGTTCATCAGCGAAGCTTACGAACTGACACCGAAGGTCGTAGTTATCGATTCCATATCACAGCCGTTCCGTCCGTACAGCGCCCGCGACAAGCTACCGGAGCGATCGCGTATGATCGCCCATATCTTGAACACACTGCTCAAGTACTGCACTGCTTACAACGCCCTCGGCATGGTTACCACCCACGTCCAGGCGAACCCGGATGCTTGGGGTAAGCGCTGGCAAGACGTGGCTCCAACGGTGCTCAAGCACATCGCCACGTATCGGTTCAGCATCGATTACAAGGGTAGGACTGAGCGGGTTATCACGCTCGAAGACGCCCCAGACAAGCCACCATTCGAGGTCGAAGTGGAGCTCACGGACCGTGGCTTAGTGGGTTAA
- the pcn gene encoding proliferating cell nuclear antigen (pcna), with the protein MEFRAYQEEARYFKYAFNAAGKVVEEAPLIVTENGIVSRAMDASHIAMAVLEMPWEMFDEYEPPSDELMYGLDMEEVTRIVRRARVTDEITLEGEDEDEVIIKLGSSGYEREFRLRSIDVDDIPDEPELDFAVEVTVVPDFIQDAVRDADLVSDTVKVGAKGNTFYFKAEGERGRVIPKVQEGAEALLTFEVEENVETAYPLDYLKDMIQAAQGAESVRIRLGQDMPLELTFRIGPAGEGKLTFYLAPRVEE; encoded by the coding sequence GTGGAGTTCAGAGCCTACCAGGAGGAGGCTAGATACTTCAAGTACGCGTTCAACGCGGCGGGTAAGGTGGTCGAAGAAGCCCCCTTGATCGTGACGGAGAACGGGATCGTGTCTAGGGCGATGGACGCCTCTCACATCGCTATGGCCGTGCTAGAGATGCCCTGGGAGATGTTCGACGAGTACGAACCCCCGAGCGACGAGCTGATGTACGGTCTCGACATGGAGGAGGTGACCCGGATAGTGCGGCGTGCGCGAGTTACGGACGAGATCACCTTGGAGGGTGAGGACGAGGATGAGGTGATAATAAAACTCGGATCCAGCGGCTACGAACGTGAGTTCAGGCTCCGGAGCATCGACGTCGATGACATTCCAGACGAGCCCGAGCTGGATTTCGCTGTCGAGGTTACCGTGGTGCCGGACTTCATCCAAGATGCCGTACGGGACGCGGATCTCGTCAGTGACACGGTCAAGGTCGGGGCGAAGGGTAACACGTTCTACTTCAAGGCAGAAGGAGAGCGTGGTCGCGTGATCCCGAAGGTCCAGGAAGGTGCGGAAGCGTTACTGACGTTCGAAGTCGAAGAGAATGTCGAAACCGCGTACCCGCTGGACTACTTGAAGGATATGATCCAGGCCGCTCAAGGTGCGGAGAGTGTTAGGATCAGGCTAGGTCAGGACATGCCTTTGGAACTGACATTCAGGATCGGCCCCGCAGGTGAAGGTAAGTTGACGTTTTACCTCGCGCCGAGAGTGGAGGAGTGA